Proteins encoded by one window of Salvia splendens isolate huo1 chromosome 7, SspV2, whole genome shotgun sequence:
- the LOC121741305 gene encoding transcription initiation factor IIE subunit alpha-like isoform X1, protein MASIDPFNRLVKLAARAFYDDITTKGENQQKTGRSDNRGIAVVVLDALTRRQWVREEDLAKDLKLHTKQLRRTLRFFEEEKLVARDHRKETAKGAKVYNAAVAATGDSQQTGREGDDKQKMHVHSYCCLDYAQIYDVVRYRLHRMKKKLKDELESKNTIQEYVCPNCGKRYTALDALQLITPYDEYFHCESCTGVLVAESDKLAIQDLGDGDDNARKHRHDKIKDMLSKMEVQLKPLIDQLARVKDLPIPEFGNLQAWEARAHAAGRSANGDLTANDPSKSSQGFGFGGTPMPYVGETKVEVAFSGIGEKGEMAKSETPMKVLPPWMIKDGMSLTKEQRGETKAEMKTDGTLTAPEVSDDKKSSTVNDEKKSIQDEYVKAYYAALLMRQREQEETMNRPELANTISNEDYYTTAERQVGTKSKRDEDYEGDDVNWEEAAPPTVGQTRQFKVDLNEEAEVSEEEDDIDWEEG, encoded by the exons ATGGCTAGCATCGATCCATTCAACCG CTTGGTGAAACTTGCGGCGAGGGCTTTTTACGATGACATAACGACGAAAGGGGAAAATCAGCAGAAGACGGGGAGAAGCGACAATAGAGGGATTGCCGTTGTTGTTCTCGACGCTCTTACTAG GCGACAGTGGGTAAGAGAAGAGGATTTGGCTAAGGACTTGAAGCTTCATACCAAGCAACTTCGAAGAACTCTCAGGTTCTTTGAAGAAGAAAAGCTAGTAGCTCGAGATCACAGGAAGGAG ACTGCAAAGGGTGCAAAAGTATATAATGCTGCAGTTGCTGCCACTGGTGATAGTCAACAGACTGGAAGAGAAGGCGATGACAAACAAAAGATGCATGTACACTCGTATTGCTGTCTGGATTATGCACAG ATATATGATGTGGTGAGGTACAGATTGCATCGAATGAAGAAAAAGCTGAAGGATGAACTAGAGAGCAAGAATACTATTCAGGAGTATGTTTGCCCCAATTGTGGCAAAAG ATACACAGCTCTTGATGCACTCCAATTGATCACTCCATATGATGAGTACTTCCACTGTGAAAGCTGCACTGGAGTACTTGTAGCTGAAAGCGACAAGTTAGCTATTCAAGATTTGGGAGATGGAGATGATAATGCAAGAAAGCATCGccatgataaaataaaagacatGTTGTCAAAGATGGAG GTGCAGCTCAAACCACTCATTGATCAACTTGCTAGGGTTAAGGATTTGCCCATCCCTGAATTTGGAAATCTTCAAGCTTGGGAAGCTAGAGCACATGCTGCTGGGCGTTCTGCCAATGGGGACCTTACCGCGAATGACCCTTCTAAATCATCTCAAGGTTTTGGTTTTGGCGGAACTCCTATGCCTTATGTTGGGGAGACGAAG GTTGAAGTTGCTTTTTCTGGCATTGGTGAAAAAGGAGAAATGGCGAAATCAGAAACTCCTATGAAAGTGTTGCCTCCATGGATGATAAAGGACGGAATGAGTCTCACGAAAGAGCAACGCGGAGAAACCAAAGCAGAGATGAAAACTGATGGTACTTTGACGGCTCCCGAGGTTTCTGATGACAAAAAATCATCAACAGtaaatgatgaaaaaaagagTATACAG GATGAATATGTTAAAGCCTATTATGCCGCTCTACTAATGCGGCAACGTGAACAGGAAGAGACGATGAATAGGCCGGAGCTAGCCAATACGATCTCCAACGAAGACTATTACACCACCGCTGAGCGGCAAGTTGGCACGAAGTCAAAACGCGATGAAGATTATGAAGGAGACGATGTCAATTGGGAAGAGGCTGCTCCACCAACCG TTGGCCAAACTAGACAATTTAAAGTTGACCTAAATGAAGAAGCTGAAGTTTCCGAGGAGGAAGACGACATCGACTGGGAAGAAGGATGA
- the LOC121742096 gene encoding T-complex protein 1 subunit zeta 1-like yields MSLKVLNPNAEVLNKSHALHMNINAAKGLQDVLKSNLGPKGTIKMLVGGAGDIKLTKDGNTLLKEMQIQSPTAIMIARTAVAQDETSGDGTTSTVIFIGELMKQSERYIDEGMHPRVLVDGLEIAKRATLQFLEKFKTPVVMGDEPDKEILKMVARTALRTKLYESLADQLTDIVVNAVLCIRKPEEPIDLFMVEIMHMRHKFDVDTRLVEGLVLDHGSRHPDMKRRAENCYILTCNVSLEYEKSEVNAGFFYSSAEQREAMVAAERRSVDERVQKIIDLKNKVCADNDSNFAVFNQKGIDPPSLDLLARAGIIALRRAKRRNMERLVLACGGEAVNSVNDLTPECLGWAGLVNEHVLGEEKYTFVENVKNPHSCTILIKGPNDHTIAQIKDAVRDGLRAVKNTIEDEAIVLGAGAFEVAARQYLVNEVKKTVKGRAQLGVEAFADALLVVPKILAENSGLDTQDVIIELTGEHDKGNVVGLNLHTGEPIDPQMEGIFDNYSVKRQLINSGPVIASQLLLVDEVIRAGRNMRKPS; encoded by the exons ATGTCGTTGAAGGTGTTGAATCCGAACGCTGAGGTGCTGAACAAGTCTCACGCGCTTCACATGAACATCAATGCGGCGAAAGGCCTCCAGGATGTGCTCAAAAGCAATCTCGGCCCAAAAGGAACTATTAAAAT GCTTGTTGGTGGAGCGGGAGATATTAAGCTCACTAAGGATGGAAACACTCTATTGAAGGAGATG CAAATACAAAGCCCTACAGCCATAATGATTGCTCGGACTGCTGTTGCACAAGATGAAACCAGCGGAGATGGTACCACTTCTACTGTTATCTTTATTGGTGAGCTCATGAAACAGTCAGAGCGATACATAGATGAAG GAATGCATCCACGTGTTCTAGTTGATGGATTGGAAATAGCTAAAAGAGCAACACTCCAGTTTCTAGAAAAGTTCAAGACTCCTGTAGTGATGGGTGATGAACCTGATAAAGAGATACTCAAGATGGTGGCAAGAACAGCATTAAGGACGAAG TTATACGAGTCACTGGCTGACCAACTAACTGACATTGTCGTAAATGCT GTTCTCTGCATCCGCAAGCCTGAAGAGCCTATTGATCTTTTTATGGTTGAGATAATGCACATGCGCCACAAGTTTGATGTAGATACTCGTTTG GTTGAAGGCCTTGTTCTTGACCATGGCTCGAGGCATCCAGATATGAAACGTCGAGCAGAGAACTGTTACATTTTGACTTGTAACGTATCACTAGAGTATGAAAAAAG tgaagtaaatgcAGGATTCTTTTACTCGAGCGCAGAACAGAGAGAAGCAATGGTTGCAGCAGAAAGGAGATCTGTTGATGAGAGGGTCCAAAAGATTATTGATTTAAAGAATAAG GTGTGTGCTGACAATGACAGCAACTTTGCTGTATTCAATCAGAAAGGGATTGATCCTCCATCATTGGATCTTCTTGCTCGAGCTGGA ATAATTGCCTTGCGAAGGGCGAAGAGGAGAAACATGGAGAGATTGGTTTTGGCTTGTGGAGGAGAGGCTGTGAATTCAGTTAATGACTTAACCCCTGAATGCCTCGGTTGGGCTGGCTTGGTCAATGAACACGTATTGGGAGAAGAGAAGTACACGTTCGTGGAAAATGTCAAAAACCCCCACTCCTGTACAATTCTCATTAAAG GGCCAAATGATCATACAATTGCTCAGATTAAAGATGCTGTTCGTGATGGTCTGAGGGCAGTGAAAAATACTATTGAAGACGAAGCTATTGTACTG GGTGCTGGTGCTTTTGAGGTGGCAGCCAGACAATACCTGGTTAATGAAGTCAAGAAAACTGTTAAAGGA CGTGCTCAACTTGGTGTGGAAGCCTTTGCTGATGCGCTGCTTGTGGTTCCGAAGATACTTGCTGAAAATTCAGGTCTCGACACCCAGGATGTGATAATTGAACTCACG GGAGAACATGATAAGGGTAATGTAGTCGGACTTAATCTTCACACGGGAGAACCCATCGACCCTCAAATGGAGGGCATCTTTGACAATTACTCAGTCAAGCGTCAGCTTATAAACTCAGG GCCTGTGATTGCGTCGCAGTTGCTACTTGTGGACGAGGTGATCCGTGCTGGCCGTAATATGCGGAAACCAAGCTAG
- the LOC121810830 gene encoding cytochrome P450 81D1-like yields the protein MKSVFFEHAYRMVAAMILGRAGAAEGAEAEGFSEIVAEVWGCGGEDEIGAREERGGGVSLLTPHISSNECRVEGFRVPRGTMLLVNAWEIHNNPETWKDPERFLPKRFEGGKTGFGFEFEFKFLPFGWGRRACPGQRLAMEMVGVALGCLIQCFEWEKIGEIDMKEGKGVVTSRVQPLRAKLVPRPFLANLLY from the exons ATGAAGTCGGTTTTCTTCGAGCATGCTTATAGGATGGTGGCGGCGATGATTCTCGGGAGGGCGGGGGCGGCGGAGGGGGCAGAGGCGGAGGGGTTTAGCGAGATTGTGGCGGAG GTTTGGGGGTGTGGAGGGGAAGATGAGATTGGTgcaagagaagagagaggaggaggagtgTCGCTCCTGACGCCGCACATCTCGTCTAATGAGTGCCGCGTGGAAGGGTTCCGCGTCCCTCGCGGCACCATGCTGCTGGTGAACGCGTGGGAGATCCACAACAATCCCGAGACGTGGAAGGATCCGGAGAGATTCTTGCCCAAGAGATTTGAAGGCGGGAAAACTGGATTtggatttgaatttgaattcaaatttttGCCATTTGGCTGGGGCAGGAGGGCCTGCCCCGGTCAAAGACTGGCTATGGAAATGGTTGGGGTGGCGTTGGGGTGTTTGATACAATGTTTTGAATGGGAAAAGATTGGTGAGATTGATATGAAAGAAGGGAAAGGGGTTGTCACGTCAAGAGTTCAGCCCTTGAGAGCTAAGTTGGTCCCGCGTCCATTTCTTGCCAACTTACTTTATTGA
- the LOC121811366 gene encoding B-box zinc finger protein 23-like: protein MKKTCELCKQAARLHCESDQAILCWDCDAKVHSANFLVARHSRNLLCRVCQSPTSWSSSGSKLSPTYSSCRKCADNCDGEHEEEEKSAAAAEEEEMAENHVAPWSPPPESSLSGGEAAHGGESASIVRKRSRLHHDRTAIIEDLNICTDSVTRGIATTRCKSRRSEGREAVAPQEERDVDLNLTLGLFSR from the exons atgaagaaaacatgTGAGTTGTGTAAACAAGCGGCGCGGTTACACTGTGAGTCAGACCAGGCGATCTTATGCTGGGACTGCGACGCCAAGGTGCACTCCGCCAACTTTCTGGTGGCGCGGCATTCGAGAAATCTCCTCTGCCGCGTCTGCCAGTCGCCGACGTCGTGGTCCTCCTCTGGATCCAAGCTCTCGCCGACCTACTCCTCCTGCCGAAAATGCGCCGATAATTGCGATGGCGAGCACGAGGAGGAAGAGaagtcggcggcggcggcggaggaagaAGAGATGGCCGAGAATCACGTCGCGCCGTGGTCGCCGCCGCCGGAGAGCTCTCTGAGTGGCGGTGAGGCTGCGCACGGCGGAGAATCGGCGTCGATCGTGAGGAAACGCAGCAGGCTCCACCACGATCGTACCGCGATTATC GAAGATCTGAATATCTGTACGGATTCGGTGACGAGAGGAATAGCGACGACGCGGTGCAAGTCCCGGAGATCCGAAGGCCGTGAGGCGGTGGCGCCGCAGGAGGAGAGAGACGTTGATCTGAATTTGACACTGGGACTTTTCAGCCGCTGA
- the LOC121741305 gene encoding transcription initiation factor IIE subunit alpha-like isoform X2 — protein sequence MASIDPFNRLVKLAARAFYDDITTKGENQQKTGRSDNRGIAVVVLDALTRRQWVREEDLAKDLKLHTKQLRRTLRFFEEEKLVARDHRKETAKGAKVYNAAVAATGDSQQTGREGDDKQKMHVHSYCCLDYAQIYDVVRYRLHRMKKKLKDELESKNTIQEYVCPNCGKRYTALDALQLITPYDEYFHCESCTGVLVAESDKLAIQDLGDGDDNARKHRHDKIKDMLSKMEVQLKPLIDQLARVKDLPIPEFGNLQAWEARAHAAGRSANGDLTANDPSKSSQGFGFGGTPMPYVGETKVEVAFSGIGEKGEMAKSETPMKVLPPWMIKDGMSLTKEQRGETKAEMKTDGTLTAPEVSDDKKSSTVNDEKKSIQEETMNRPELANTISNEDYYTTAERQVGTKSKRDEDYEGDDVNWEEAAPPTVGQTRQFKVDLNEEAEVSEEEDDIDWEEG from the exons ATGGCTAGCATCGATCCATTCAACCG CTTGGTGAAACTTGCGGCGAGGGCTTTTTACGATGACATAACGACGAAAGGGGAAAATCAGCAGAAGACGGGGAGAAGCGACAATAGAGGGATTGCCGTTGTTGTTCTCGACGCTCTTACTAG GCGACAGTGGGTAAGAGAAGAGGATTTGGCTAAGGACTTGAAGCTTCATACCAAGCAACTTCGAAGAACTCTCAGGTTCTTTGAAGAAGAAAAGCTAGTAGCTCGAGATCACAGGAAGGAG ACTGCAAAGGGTGCAAAAGTATATAATGCTGCAGTTGCTGCCACTGGTGATAGTCAACAGACTGGAAGAGAAGGCGATGACAAACAAAAGATGCATGTACACTCGTATTGCTGTCTGGATTATGCACAG ATATATGATGTGGTGAGGTACAGATTGCATCGAATGAAGAAAAAGCTGAAGGATGAACTAGAGAGCAAGAATACTATTCAGGAGTATGTTTGCCCCAATTGTGGCAAAAG ATACACAGCTCTTGATGCACTCCAATTGATCACTCCATATGATGAGTACTTCCACTGTGAAAGCTGCACTGGAGTACTTGTAGCTGAAAGCGACAAGTTAGCTATTCAAGATTTGGGAGATGGAGATGATAATGCAAGAAAGCATCGccatgataaaataaaagacatGTTGTCAAAGATGGAG GTGCAGCTCAAACCACTCATTGATCAACTTGCTAGGGTTAAGGATTTGCCCATCCCTGAATTTGGAAATCTTCAAGCTTGGGAAGCTAGAGCACATGCTGCTGGGCGTTCTGCCAATGGGGACCTTACCGCGAATGACCCTTCTAAATCATCTCAAGGTTTTGGTTTTGGCGGAACTCCTATGCCTTATGTTGGGGAGACGAAG GTTGAAGTTGCTTTTTCTGGCATTGGTGAAAAAGGAGAAATGGCGAAATCAGAAACTCCTATGAAAGTGTTGCCTCCATGGATGATAAAGGACGGAATGAGTCTCACGAAAGAGCAACGCGGAGAAACCAAAGCAGAGATGAAAACTGATGGTACTTTGACGGCTCCCGAGGTTTCTGATGACAAAAAATCATCAACAGtaaatgatgaaaaaaagagTATACAG GAAGAGACGATGAATAGGCCGGAGCTAGCCAATACGATCTCCAACGAAGACTATTACACCACCGCTGAGCGGCAAGTTGGCACGAAGTCAAAACGCGATGAAGATTATGAAGGAGACGATGTCAATTGGGAAGAGGCTGCTCCACCAACCG TTGGCCAAACTAGACAATTTAAAGTTGACCTAAATGAAGAAGCTGAAGTTTCCGAGGAGGAAGACGACATCGACTGGGAAGAAGGATGA
- the LOC121811524 gene encoding calcium-binding protein KRP1-like gives MAGGRKGNDQFADMLPLMAERLGGEGLIGELCKGFGLLMDREKGVITFESLKKNSALLGLQDLGDEELEGMLREGDLDRDGALDQMEFCVLMFRLSPQLMDQSEALLEYALQQEFGWK, from the coding sequence ATGGCTGGAGGGAGAAAGGGGAATGATCAGTTTGCAGACATGCTGCCATTGATGGCTGAGAGGTTGGGAGGTGAGGGGCTGATTGGGGAGCTCTGCAAAGGGTTTGGTCTGCTGATGGATAGGGAAAAAGGGGTGATCACATTTGAGAGTTTGAAGAAGAACTCAGCTCTCTTGGGGCTGCAGGATCTCGGGGACGAAGAGCTCGAGGGCATGTTGAGGGAAGGCGATCTCGACCGGGATGGCGCCCTCGATCAGATGGAGTTTTGTGTGCTCATGTTCAGGTTAAGCCCTCAGCTCATGGACCAGTCTGAGGCCTTGCTGGAGTATGCCTTGCAGCAGGAGTTTGGATGGAAGTGA
- the LOC121741306 gene encoding thioredoxin-like protein 4B isoform X3: MEKITRTSTMEYLLPTLRKKQEVDSLIRDTLDKVLVLRFGLSSDAVCLQLDDVLYKSAKDVSKFATVALVDAAEEEIQVYLKYFDITYVPSIVFFFNAHHMKMDSGSADHTKWVGTFQRKQDFVDVVEEHMVQGCKSSLCNCRRYTERQ, encoded by the exons ATGGAAAAAATAACAAG AACCTCAACAATGGAGTATTTGCTGCCGACTCTGAGGAAGAAGCAAGAGGTCGATTCTCTCATCAGAGACACCTTAGACAAAGTCCTCGTCCTTCGCTTCGGTCTCTCTTCTGATGCCGTCTGCCTCCAGCTCGACGACGTC CTGTATAAATCGGCGAAAGACGTGTCGAAATTCGCGACGGTGGCGCTAGTGGatgcggcggaggaggagatTCAAGTTTATCTCAAGTATTTCGATATTACATATGTTCCCTCCatcgtcttcttcttcaatgCTCATCACATGAAAATGGATTCCGG AAGTGCAGATCACACTAAATGGGTTGGTACATTTCAGAGAAAGCAAGACTTTGTGGATGTTGTGGAG GAACATATGGTCCAAGGATGTAAATCTAGCCTCTGTAATTGCAGGCGATATACAGAGCGGCAATGA
- the LOC121741306 gene encoding thioredoxin-like protein 4B isoform X2, with product MEYLLPTLRKKQEVDSLIRDTLDKVLVLRFGLSSDAVCLQLDDVLYKSAKDVSKFATVALVDAAEEEIQVYLKYFDITYVPSIVFFFNAHHMKMDSGSADHTKWVGTFQRKQDFVDVVEAIYRAAMKGKLIVNCPLPPDRIPKFQLLYNDV from the exons ATGGAGTATTTGCTGCCGACTCTGAGGAAGAAGCAAGAGGTCGATTCTCTCATCAGAGACACCTTAGACAAAGTCCTCGTCCTTCGCTTCGGTCTCTCTTCTGATGCCGTCTGCCTCCAGCTCGACGACGTC CTGTATAAATCGGCGAAAGACGTGTCGAAATTCGCGACGGTGGCGCTAGTGGatgcggcggaggaggagatTCAAGTTTATCTCAAGTATTTCGATATTACATATGTTCCCTCCatcgtcttcttcttcaatgCTCATCACATGAAAATGGATTCCGG AAGTGCAGATCACACTAAATGGGTTGGTACATTTCAGAGAAAGCAAGACTTTGTGGATGTTGTGGAG GCGATATACAGAGCGGCAATGAAGGGCAAGCTGATTGTAAACTGTCCGCTTCCCCCTGATAGAATACCAAAGTTTCAGTTGCTATATAATGATGTTTAG
- the LOC121741306 gene encoding thioredoxin-like protein 4B isoform X1 produces the protein MEKITRTSTMEYLLPTLRKKQEVDSLIRDTLDKVLVLRFGLSSDAVCLQLDDVLYKSAKDVSKFATVALVDAAEEEIQVYLKYFDITYVPSIVFFFNAHHMKMDSGSADHTKWVGTFQRKQDFVDVVEAIYRAAMKGKLIVNCPLPPDRIPKFQLLYNDV, from the exons ATGGAAAAAATAACAAG AACCTCAACAATGGAGTATTTGCTGCCGACTCTGAGGAAGAAGCAAGAGGTCGATTCTCTCATCAGAGACACCTTAGACAAAGTCCTCGTCCTTCGCTTCGGTCTCTCTTCTGATGCCGTCTGCCTCCAGCTCGACGACGTC CTGTATAAATCGGCGAAAGACGTGTCGAAATTCGCGACGGTGGCGCTAGTGGatgcggcggaggaggagatTCAAGTTTATCTCAAGTATTTCGATATTACATATGTTCCCTCCatcgtcttcttcttcaatgCTCATCACATGAAAATGGATTCCGG AAGTGCAGATCACACTAAATGGGTTGGTACATTTCAGAGAAAGCAAGACTTTGTGGATGTTGTGGAG GCGATATACAGAGCGGCAATGAAGGGCAAGCTGATTGTAAACTGTCCGCTTCCCCCTGATAGAATACCAAAGTTTCAGTTGCTATATAATGATGTTTAG
- the LOC121811522 gene encoding putative F-box/FBD/LRR-repeat protein At4g03220: protein METRSAKRKKPCQNPPPADLDDEDRVSDLPDDILHHVISFLPIKSAAQTSVLSRRWRDLWYSFPDLDFTTAYSPPHIDSACRDAERRVRLHVARCAGYADQILSLLEKHSDVRVLRFRASLTFSRLSALIRHAVKHNVQELDIEVSTCDYFNFPRSVIWSSTLRSLRLKSCHPGFRLPPLEIMKDGFRSLSVLSLSRLILCDQPHLTNLFTDSSFPLLKKLHLEACFDLKHLRIESPALEDLSLENCYQLQDLEIRVQKLKKLRVRSCFDAYSVSSRVEIVAPDLQIMFWSYNAVTEECILHDLTHLQEALVGFYLLPEDLSVSKIRSVWNFLSGILNCHSLTLESQCIEILSKHNQFVGLSLRSFNKLKYLELATAFNKHNNSGLASIFRCSPTIHTITIMIIRDRSAQQQEWNKDLWQSTSSGEERHWESQAQSLSSFLHHLKVVKIHGFTECANDVSLVKFLLKHGKVLQQVFLSASLSKGRDSLLREKIKSQILGFSRASSNANIVFQ from the exons ATGGAAACGCGATCCGCCAAGCGGAAGAAGCCGTGCCAGAATCCGCCGCCGGCCGACCTCGACGATGAGGATCGCGTCAGCGATCTCCCCGACGACatcctccaccacgtcatctcCTTCCTCCCGATCAAGTCAGCCGCGCAGACGAGCGTCCTCTCCCGCCGCTGGAGAGACCTCTGGTATTCCTTCCCCGATCTCGATTTCACCACCGCCTACAGCCCGCCGCACATCGACTCCGCCTGCCGCGACGCCGAGAGGCGAGTGCGGCTGCACGTCGCGCGATGCGCCGGCTACGCGGATCAGATCCTCAGCCTCCTCGAGAAGCACTCCGACGTCAGAGTACTCCGATTCCGAGCGTCGCTGACGTTCTCGCGCCTCTCCGCCCTGATCCGCCACGCCGTGAAGCACAACGTGCAGGAGCTCGACATCGAGGTCTCCACCTGCGATTACTTCAATTTCCCGCGCAGCGTGATCTGGAGCAGCACGCTGCGTTCGCTGCGTCTAAAATCATGCCATCCTGGCTTCCGCCTGCCGCCTCTCGAGATCATGAAGGACGGATTCCGATCGCTCTCGGTTCTATCTCTCTCGCGCCTAATTCTGTGCGATCAGCCGCATCTCACGAATCTGTTCACAGATTCGTCGTTTCCTCTCCTTAAAAAGCTGCACCTCGAAGCGTGCTTCGATTTGAAGCATCTCAGAATCGAATCTCCCGCTCTCGAGGATTTGAGCCTCGAGAACTGCTATCAGCTACAGGATCTGGAAATCCGCGTCCAGAAACTGAAGAAATTGAGAGTGCGGAGCTGTTTTGATGCGTATAGCGTTAGCAGTCGGGTGGAGATCGTAGCACCTGATCTGCAAATCATGTTTTGGTCGTACAATGCTGTCACTGAAGAATGTATTCTGCATGACTTGACTCATCTACAAGAGGCTCTTGTAGGTTTCTACCTCCTTCCTGAAGATCTTAGTGTGTCTAAGATCAGAAGTGTGTGGAATTTCTTATCTGGAATTTTGAATTGCCACTCTCTCACTCTTGAAAGCCAGTGCATCGAG ATTCTATCAAAACACAATCAGTTTGTAGGATTATCTCTACGTTCATTCAACAAACTCAAGTACCTCGAGCTCGCCACCGCCTTTAACAAGCACAACAACTCCGGATTAGCAAGTATATTCAGGTGCTCTCCCACCATCCACACCATAACCATCATGATCATTCGCGACCGCAGCGCCCAACAACAA GAATGGAACAAGGATCTGTGGCAGTCCACGAGCTCAGGCGAAGAGCGACACTGGGAGTCGCAGGCTCAGTCGCTGAGCTCGTTTCTCCATCACCTAAAGGTGGTGAAGATCCATGGATTCACAGAGTGTGCAAATGATGTAAGCCTTGTGAAGTTCTTACTCAAGCATGGGAAAGTGCTGCAGCAAGTGTTTCTAAGCGCTAGTCTTTCCAAGGGCAGAGATTCCCTTCTTAGAGAGAAGATCAAATCACAGATTTTGGGATTTTCTAGGGCTTCTTCCAATGCTAACATTGTTTTTCAGTAG